The following proteins come from a genomic window of Clupea harengus chromosome 22, Ch_v2.0.2, whole genome shotgun sequence:
- the LOC105906912 gene encoding zonadhesin-like has translation MPRGTGLWLLSAVACLSVLRGESYTRFDDSNSSVTLPNWKTSAEYITKCDFNDNLTPLCGWTSAGLLRAPTGDGEYHLTLDDSVTSLSGYGRLESDLFNTSEESCLEFWYHVPASHNSTELRVLLRDGETEAGETQLWSSPNTEDTNAWRQVFIPLGLSGEMGMQMVFEMAQGLLDDGEVVIDNVGIMKGQCGEQCQDGSEFWTDDSTRCVCSGGRLSCSPATCPEGRTCVQSASTSSPEPSGTCIAHSEPRYSTFDGVNFRFVGPCTYVLAKTCDEKATARPLAFSVEVKNEQRGNSSVSSVQQVNVDLRGLHVSMLRREFNRVMVNGIWRSLPLSLSGGTTTIERKGAAVVLETDFMLHVSYHATGEVRVTVPGQYSNNLCGMCGNFNHIKEDDFRRPDGFLAPHAHVLGQSWQSKATWCEAPSLPSTCQGQDELVYAGEPYCGAILAAEGPFAACSGALSAESFFASCVLDMCTTHGDLETLCDLLNAYANTCRQAGIAVPMWRNATFCPLVCGENSHYNACGSGCPEVCSSMDSTEACGGVCEERCECDPGFMLSAGRCVHAQDCGCWVNGEHYEKGMTFMMEQCDRLCQCEGQNSVQCSTSSCSTDEVCKVRDGVMGCERSGHMTCYVYGDPHYITFDGKAYNFQGGCNYTLAKTCGPTAVQFTVTTRNENGGRPTWTALNSVALEVDGLHIAMRTDKTVYVNGAEVSLPVEPSAAIRVFLNGSYIHLDTTFGLSLLFDGEHRLFVKVDERYRGEMCGLCGTFSGNQFDDFVTPDGELLGMPDPFADSWKVVDSNWTCPDLVPKPVCLPEHQQQGFQECRKLYDDAFMDCHMAVPPQIYVDSCVYDYCSTAGDREKLCASLESYVAACEINGVDLGDWRKDTVCVIPTTTVPTTPSAAFCPIDCNFDTDDCGWEQLVQDSFDWTRRSGSTPSDLSGPSSDHTTGSGSYMYMEGDSAVYGDSARMMSPACPVPGTHCLRFWYHMYGESAMAFNIYQLVDNRATKIWSKYNNQGDSWQEAKVEMKVSGPFKIILEGIRGSSVRSDVALDDVTIRYGGCGGLSNTGVDPTTLPPVTNGDSGNPHPVCDLACNFDNSLCSWNQLLTDSFDWTWQSGSTPTLMTGPSSDHTSGSGHYLYVEGDGVHNGDTGRILSGECSDPGPQCLQFWYHMYGTADTMGLSVYLLEGQLAQGVWTKRNNQGDEWHKAEIDLMTSGPFKVIFEGRRGTTELSDVAVDDISLYRGSCADLVKPETPSPTSSENVSATTVPTVNLETSPPPPVNPETPTPPPVNPDTPGPPPINPETPAPPPVNPETPAPPPVNPETSAPPPVNPETPAPPPVNPETPAPPPVNPETPAPPPVNPETPAPPPVNPETPAPPPVNPETPAPPPVNPETSAPPPVHPETPAPPPVNPETPAPPPVNPETSAPPPINPGTPAPPPVNPETPAPPPVNPETPAPPPVNPETSAPPPVHPETPAPPPINPETPAPPPVNPETPAPPPINPGTPAPPPINPETPAPPPVNPDTPAPPPVNPETPAPPPVNPDTPAPPPVNPETPAPPPVNPETPAPPTAKPTTSAPTTPQPTPSCPKNSHYTDCIPACQPTCKHLHGSPRCDTNEPCVEGCMCNDGFVLKDRACVPIRKCGCQDNKGQNHYFDEVWYTDHCAQKCECEEDDGEGHIECDDDECDGDDICYMDGEGEYTCKSTDFSECTIEEDPEYRTFDDMKHDFEGIHSYVLVQSTVLPENLPEVYVEGINHIKNDQDGDSEEDHDDDRDSRGRDDSSEEDSSEEHGGRGFPRELKIRVYNHTVVFKKNRKVYVDGVRSRPPVSPTTGLKVLQRSSRIYLKTDFGFSVEFNGIDKTEIILPHTYKRRVGGLCGNFDGRKKNDMMKPDGSQAKHVKEFGESWRVTEERLKIRWRRSARRGLSRP, from the exons ATGCCACGAGGTACAGGTCTGTGGCTGCTCTCGGCAGTGGCCTGCCTGAGTGTCCTGCGTGGGGAGTCCTACACAAG ATTTGATGACAGCAATTCATCTGTTACACTTCCAAACTGGAAGACAAGTGCAG aatatataacaaaatgtgatttCAATGACAACCTCACACCACTTTGTGGCTGGACTTCAGCAGGGCTGTTACGAGCACCAACCGGAGATG GGGAGTACCACCTCACTCTGGATGACTCTGTGACGAGCCTCTCTGGATATGGCCGATTGGAGAGCGACCTCTTCAACACGTCCGAGGAGTCGTGCCTGGAGTTCTGGTACCATGTTCCAGCCAGCCACAACAGCACAGAGCTGAGGGTCCtcctgagagatggagagaccgaGGCGGGGGAAACACAGCTGTGGAGCTCACCCAACACAGAGGACACCAATGCCTGGAGACAAGTTTTCATTCCACTGGGGCTCTCAGGAGAGATGGGCATGCAG aTGGTATTTGAGATGGCCCAAGGTCTTCTCGATGATGGGGAAGTCGTCATTGATAATGTTGGAATCATGAAAGGACAGTGTG GGGAGCAGTGTCAGGATGGCAGTGAGTTCTGGACAGACGACTCCACTCGTTGTGTATGCAGCGGTGGCCGTCTCTCCTGTTCCCCGGCCACCTGCCCAGAGGGACGTACCTGCGTCCAGTCGGCCTCCACCAGTAGCCCCGAACCCTCCGGCACCTGCATTGCCCACAGCGAGCCCCGCTACAGCACGTTCGACGGGGTTAACTTTCGCTTTGTGGGCCCCTGCACCTATGTCCTGGCCAAGACTTGTGACGAGAAAGCAACAGCAAGACCACTAGCCTTCAGTGTGGAGGTGAAGAATGAGCAGCGTGGGAACTCGTCCGTCTCGTCCGTCCAGCAGGTGAACGTGGACCTAAGGGGCCTCCACGTGTCCATGCTGAGGAGAGAATTTAACAGAGTCATG GTAAACGGCATCTGGAGGAGTCTTCCCTTGAGCCTGAGCGGGGGGACCACCACGATCGAGAGAAAAGGAGCCGCCGTGGTCCTGGAGACAGACTTCATGTTACACGTGTCCTACCACGCCACCGGGGAGGTGCGGGTGACGGTGCCCGGACAGTACTCCAACAATCTCTGCGGCATGTGTGGCAACTTCAACCACATCAAAGAGGACGACTTCAGACGGCCGGACGGCTTCCTGGCACCTCACGCCCACGTCCTGGGCCAGAGCTGGCAGAGCAAAGCTACCTGGTGCGAGGCCCCGTCCCTGCCCAGCACGTGCCAGGGACAGGATGAGCTGGTGTACGCCGGGGAGCCCTACTGTGGCGCCATCCTGGCAGCCGAGGGCCCGTTCGCCGCCTGTTCCGGAGCCCTTAGCGCAGAGAGCTTCTTTGCCAGCTGCGTGCTGGACATGTGCACCACCCACGGAGACCTGGAGACCCTGTGCGACCTGCTGAACGCTTACGCCAACACCTGCCGCCAGGCGGGCATCGCAGTGCCCATGTGGAGAAACGCTACTTTCTGCC CTCTGGTCTGTGGAGAGAATAGCCACTATAACGCCTGTGGCAGTGGCTGCCCTGAGGTCTGCTCCAGCATGGACTCCACAGAGGCCTgcggaggggtgtgtgaggagaggtgcGAGTGTGACCCCGGCTTCATGCTGAGCGCAGGGAGGTGTGTGCACGCCCAGGACTGCGGCTGTTGGGTGAACGGGGAACACTACGAG AAAGGTATGACGTTCATGATGGAACAGTGTGACAGGCTTTGCCAGTGCGAGGGCCAGAACAGCGTGCAGTGCTCCACCTCTTCCTGCTCCACCGACGAGGTCTGTAAGGTCAGGGACGGGGTCATGGGCTGTGAACGCTCTGGGCACATGACCTGTTATGTCTACGGTGACCCCCATTACATCACCTTCGATGGCAAGGCCTACAACTTCCAGGGTGGCTGCAACTACACATTGGCCAAGACGTGTGGCCCCACGGCCGTCCAGTTCACCGTGACAACCCGCAACGAGAACGGGGGACGTCCCACCTGGACGGCGCTGAACTCTGTGGCTCTGGAGGTGGATGGCCTGCATATCGCCATGAGGACAGACAAAACAGTCTAT GTAAATGGAGCTGAGGTTTCCCTACCCGTGGAGCCTAGCGCTGCCATCAGAGTCTTCCTCAATGGTTCCTACATCCACCTGGACACCACCTTTGGACTATCTCTCCTCTTCGACGGAGAGCACCGTCTCTTCGTCAAGGTGGACGAACGCTACAGGGGGGagatgtgtggtctgtgtggcaCGTTCTCTGGCAACCAGTTTGACGATTTTGTGACTCCCGATGGGGAGCTTCTCGGCATGCCCGACCCGTTTGCAGACAGCTGGAAGGTGGTCGACAGCAACTGGAC CTGCCCAGACTTGGTCCCGAAGCCAGTGTGCCTCCCCGAGCACCAGCAGCAGGGTTTCCAGGAGTGTCGTAAGCTGTATGATGATGCCTTCATGGACTGCCACATGGCCGTGCCCCCACAGATCTACGTAGATAGCTGTGTGTACGATTACTGCTCCACTGCTGGAGACCGGGAGAAGCTCTGTGCCTCACTGGAGTCCTATGTGGCAGCTTGTGAGATAAACGGAGTGGACCTGGGCGACTGGAGGAAAGACACCGTCTGTG TCATACCAACTACAACAGTTCCAACCACACCATCTGCAGCTT TTTGTCCAATAGACTGTAATTTTGACACTGATGACTGTGGATGGGAACAGCTTGTGCAGGACAGTTTCGATTGGACCAGACGGTCAGGCTCCACCCCTTCTGACCTCAGTGGACCATCCAGTGACCACACAACAGGAA GTGGCTCCTACATGTACATGGAGGGAGACAGTGCAGTCTATGGAGACTCAGCCCGCATGATGAGCCCGGCGTGCCCTGTGCCGGGCACTCACTGCCTGCGCTTCTGGTACCACATGTACGGCGAGTCCGCCATGGCGTTCAACATCTACCAGCTGGTTGACAACAGGGCCACGAAGATCTGGTCCAAGTACAACAACCAGGGCGACTCCTGGCAAGAGGCGAAGGTGGAGATGAAGGTGTCGGGGCCATTTAAG ATCATTCTGGAAGGAATCAGAGGTTCCTCTGTGAGGTCTGATGTGGCGCTGGATGATGTCACTATAAGATATGGAGGATGTGGAG GTTTATCTAACACAGGCGTAGACCCTACTACACTGCCTCCTGTGACAAATGGAGACTCAGGAAATCCCCACCCAG TTTGTGACCTCGCCTGTAATTTCGACAATAGCCTCTGTTCATGGAACCAGCTCCTGACCGACAGCTTTGATTGGACATGGCAGAGTGGCTCCACCCCTACTTTGATGACTGGCCCCTCCTCTGACCACACCAGTGGAA GTGGCCACTACCTGTATGTCGAAGGAGACGGAGTGCATAACGGAGACACGGGTCGCATCCTGAGCGGAGAATGTTCTGATCCAGGTCCCCAGTGTCTTCAGTTCTGGTATCACATGTACGGCACAGCGGACACCATGGGCCTGAGCGTGTACCTGCTGGAGGGCCAGCTGGCACAGGGAGTTTGGACCAAGAGGAACAACCAGGGAGACGAGTGGCATAAAGCGGAGATTGACCTGATGACTTCGGGCCCATTTAAG GTCATTTTCGAGGGACGCAGAGGAACAACTGAACTCTCTGATGTGGCCGTGGATGATATCTCCCTTTATCGTGGCTCTTGTGCAG ACTTGGTGAAACCAGAAACCCCTTCTCCCACTTCAAGTGAAAATGTTTCGGCAACTACAGTTCCTACTGTCAACCTAGAAACATCACCACCTCCTCCAGTTAATCCAGAGacacccacccctccacctgTAAACCCAGACACACCAGGACCTCCTCCAATCAATCCTGAGACACCAGCACCTCCTCCCGTCAATCCTGAGactccagcacctcctccagtTAATCCTGAAACATCTGCTCCTCCACCTGTTAATCCAGAAACgccagcacctcctccagtTAATCCAGAAacaccagcacctcctccagtcaatccagagacaccagcacctcctccagtAAACCCAGAGACACCAGCACCTCCTCCCGTCAATCCTGAGactccagcacctcctccagtaaacccagagacaccagcacctcctccagtTAATCCTGAAACATCTGCACCTCCTCCAGTTCATCCAGAAACgccagcacctcctccagtTAATCCAGAAACACCTGCTCCTCCACCTGTCAATCCGGAAACATCAGCACCTCCTCCAATCAATCCAGGAACGCCAGCACCTCCTCCCGTCAATCCTGAGactccagcacctcctccagtaaacccagagacaccagcacctcctccagtTAATCCTGAAACATCTGCACCTCCTCCAGTTCATCCAGAAACGCCAGCACCTCCTCCAATCAATCCAGAGacaccagcacctcctccagtTAATCCAGAAACACCAGCGCCTCCTCCCATCAATCCAGGAacaccagcacctcctccaatcaatccagagacaccagcacctcctccagtAAACCCAGACacaccagctcctcctcctgttaATCCAGAAACACCAGCGCCTCCTCCAGTTAATCCAGACacaccagcacctcctccagtTAATCCAGAAacaccagcacctcctccagtTAATCCAGAGACACCAGCTCCGCCAACAGCCAAACCCACTACATCTGCACCAACCACTCCACAGCCTA CCCCATCCTGTCCAAAGAACAGTCATTACACTGACTGCATACCTGCCTGCCAGCCCACCTGTAAGCACCTGCATGGCTCTCCCCGCTGTGACACTAATGAGCCCTGTGTGGAGGGCTGTATGTGCAACGACGGCTTTGTGCTGAAGGACAGAGCGTGTGTGCCCATCCGAAAGTGCGGCTGCCAGGACAACAAAGGACAGAACCATTAT TTTGATGAAGTCTGGTACACAGATCACTGTGCgcagaagtgtgagtgtgaggaagaTGATGGTGAAGGACACATTGAGTGTGACGATGATGAGTGTGACGGAGATGACATCTGCTAtatggatggagagggagagtacaCATGCAAGTCCACAG ACTTCAGCGAGTGCACTATTGAGGAAGACCCTGAGTACAGAACGTTTGACGACATGAAGCACGACTTCGAGGGAATCCACTCCTATGTCCTGGTCCAATCAACTGTTTTGCCAGAGAACCTGCCAGAAGTCTATGTGGAGGGCATTAACCACATAAAGAACGATCAGGATGGGGACAGCGAGGAAGACCACGATGATGACCGagacagcagaggaagagatgaCAGCAGTGAGGAGGATAGCAGTGAAGAACATGGCGGCCGTGGCTTCCCAAGGGAGCTGAAAATCAGAGTCTACAACCACACAGTGGTGTTTAAGAAGAACAGAAAAGTCTAC GTGGACGGTGTTAGGTCTCGCCCTCCAGTGTCTCCAACCACGGGGCTCAAGGTCCTCCAGCGCTCCTCTCGCATCTACCTCAAAACAGACTTTGGCTTCTCTGTGGAATTTAATGGAATTGACAAAACTG AGATTAtcctgccacacacatacaagaggagagtgggaggACTGTGTGGGAACTTCGACGGCAGGAAAAAGAATGACATGATGAAGCCAGACGGCAGCCAGGCCAAACACGTAAAGGAGTTcggagagagttggagagtgaCTGAGGAGAGGCTGAAAATCAGATGGAG GCGGTCAGCAAGACGTGGTTTGTCTCGACCTTGA